The following are encoded together in the Peromyscus leucopus breed LL Stock chromosome 1, UCI_PerLeu_2.1, whole genome shotgun sequence genome:
- the Nkpd1 gene encoding NTPase KAP family P-loop domain-containing protein 1: protein MQKNYNVRFTKSARTPDEQYFLDPELGHQKGCCRQWYQDPVATHAHGPCQLPPKAHWQQAYHSHRGGSGCRRCPQPLILQRQRQQQQRQPPPLPPSPLRQRLCPVRGAQKGSPAVAAARMGPASAPQPPATSSPTAVSATASSSPAQPSASGALLEPSEPTEARPLPAPPACGSFTSYGADILTEDDVYCSCLAKTLCHVPVPVTVGFYAPFGCRLHMMLDKIMTLMQQEAAQRESEELQRVQWRPRRVRGWGVPQLLWFLVFLQPVITELHLRRRNVRFLFIRFSAWQYAGTDKLWAGLVTTLCEGIRHHYGALPFSVYSVLGNKPGGPRDGLCQREWHCRRRVCLALLALLAALCLGVGLLYLSLGGHAPGHTGRGVLKALGGAATTLSGSGLLMAVYSVGKHLFVSQRKKIERLVSREKFGSQLGFMCEVKKEVELLTDFLCFLEIYQRRRLRVVLEVTGLDTCYPERVVGVLNAINTLLSDSHAPFIFILVVDPSILAACLESAGNMKGTADNGYLFLNRTVTLPFSVPVMGRRTKLQFLHDAVRSRDDLLFRELTLKLQPQSQGSAAGEGTQLLAVETQADGERAQGRVDAEAARRIQEALCCLHDERDCLYEYVPDNVVSMRRIVNTVPITVRLLQQQQQQQPDRVGPTPRHAVAWVVLANQWPCRLSWVLQCLEDRQQAGGAPEGRARLWDVFCDNSRELHTMTKALQNVLDLDGDPELFERFLGTDFPFTVSEAQSLLRCTVNLDHSIRRRMGLIRAVSALKPPSPPKSPSRDDPQANRGASNAAGTSQVAHGSGHSREVHHPRDRTNGGKPRPMA from the exons ATGCAGAAGAACTACAATGTCCGCTTCACCAAGAGTGCCCGGACCCCCGACGAGCAATACTTTTTGGATCCTGAGTTGGGGCACCAGAAAG gatGCTGTCGTCAGTGGTACCAGGACCCGGTGGCCACTCACGCCCACGGGCCCTGTCAGCTGCCCCCCAAGGCTCACTGGCAGCAGGCTTATCACAGCCACCGGGGTGGCAGCGGCTGCCGCAGgtgcccccagcccctcattctGCAGCGACAGCGGCAGCAGCAACAGCGgcaacccccacccctccctcccagtcCGCTGCGGCAGCGGCTCTGTCCAGTTCGCGGGGCCCAGAAGGGGTCACCTGCGGTCGCCGCTGCCCGCATGGGACCAGCCAGCGCCCCACAGCCTCCTGCCACTTCATCACCCACAGCTGTATCAGCCACGGCCAgcagcagcccagcccagccctctgcATCTGGTGCCCTCCTGGAGCCCAGCGAGCCCACCGAGGCGCGGCCCCTGCCTGCGCCCCCAGCCTGCGGCTCCTTCACCTCCTACGGCGCCG ACATCCTGACGGAGGACGATGTCTACTGCAGCTGTCTGGCTAAAACTCTGTGTCACGTGCCGGTTCCAGTGACGGTGGGCTTCTACGCTCCCTTCGGTTGCCGTCTTCACATGATGCTGGACAAGATCATGA cgcTGATGCAGCAGGAGGCGGCGCAGCGCGAGAGCGAGGAGCTGCAGCGCGTGCAGTGGCGGCCGCGGCGCGTGCGCGGCTGGGGCGTCCCGCAGCTGCTGTGGTTCCTGGTGTTTCTGCAGCCGGTGATCACCGAGCTGCACCTGCGGCGCAGGAACGTGCGCTTCCTGTTCATCCGCTTTAGCGCCTGGCAGTACGCGGGCACCGACAAGCTGTGGGCGGGGCTGGTGACCACGCTGTGCGAGGGCATCCGCCACCACTACGGCGCGCTGCCCTTCAGCGTGTACTCGGTGCTGGGCAACAAGCCCGGGGGCCCGCGCGACGGCCTCTGTCAACGCGAGTGGCACTGCCGACGCCGCGTGTGCTTGGCGCTGCTGGCGCTGCTGGCCGCGCTGTGCCTGGGCGTGGGGCTGCTGTACCTGTCGCTGGGGGGCCATGCGCCGGGCCACACGGGTCGTGGCGTGCTCAAGGCGCTGGGCGGCGCGGCCACCACGCTGTCGGGCTCGGGGCTGCTCATGGCCGTGTACTCCGTGGGCAAGCACCTGTTCGTGAGCCAGCGCAAGAAGATCGAGCGCCTAGTGTCGCGTGAGAAGTTCGGCAGCCAGCTGGGCTTCATGTGCGAGGTGAAGAAGGAGGTGGAGCTGCTCACCGACTTCCTGTGCTTCCTGGAGATCTACCAGCGACGCCGGCTGCGCGTGGTCCTCGAGGTCACCGGGCTGGACACGTGCTACCCGGAGCGCGTGGTGGGCGTGCTGAACGCCATCAACACGTTGCTGTCCGACAGCCACGCTCCCTTCATCTTCATCCTGGTGGTGGACCCCAGCATCCTGGCCGCGTGCCTGGAGAGCGCGGGCAACATGAAGGGCACGGCGGACAACGGCTACCTGTTCCTCAACCGCACCGTCACGCTGCCCTTCTCGGTGCCGGTCATGGGCCGTCGCACCAAGTTGCAGTTCCTGCACGACGCGGTGCGCAGCCGCGACGATCTGCTGTTCCGGGAGCTGACGCTCAAGCTGCAGCCGCAGAGCCAGGGCTCGGCCGCCGGCGAGGGTACGCAGCTGCTGGCGGTGGAGACGCAGGCGGACGGGGAGCGCGCGCAGGGTCGCGTGGACGCGGAGGCGGCGCGGCGCATCCAGGAGGCGCTCTGCTGCCTGCACGACGAGCGCGACTGCCTGTACGAGTACGTGCCCGACAACGTAGTGTCCATGCGGCGCATCGTCAACACGGTGCCCATCACCGTGCGCctgttgcagcagcagcagcagcagcagccggacCGCGTGGGACCCACCCCGCGTCACGCGGTGGCTTGGGTCGTGCTCGCCAACCAGTGGCCTTGTCGCCTCAGCTGGGTGCTGCAATGCCTGGAGGACCGGCAGCAGGCGGGGGGCGCGCCCGAGGGCCGCGCGCGCCTCTGGGACGTCTTCTGCGACAACAGTCGCGAGCtgcacaccatgaccaaagccttGCAGAATGTGCTGGACCTGGATGGCGACCCCGAGCTTTTTGAGCGCTTTCTGGGCACTGATTTCCCCTTCACCGTGTCCGAGGCACAGAGTTTGCTGCGCTGCACGGTCAACCTGGACCATTCCATCCGCCGCCGCATGGGCCTCATCCGGGCCGTTAGCGCACTCAAGCCGCCCAGCCCGCCCAAGTCCCCGTCCCGGGATGATCCCCAGGCCAATCGTGGAGCCAGTAATGCCGCAGGGACGTCCCAGGTGGCCCATGGATCAGGACACAGTAGAGAGGTGCATCACCCCCGGGACCGGACCAATGGGGGCAAGCCAAGGCCGATGGCCTAA